Part of the Paludisphaera borealis genome, ACCTCGGTTGTGATCGACGGCCGGATCGCCGACGTCGCCGAGACCCGTGTGATCGATCAGCCGATGGTCGTTCCCCGGTTCGTGCTTCAGGAGCTTCAGAGCATCGCCGACAGTTCCGACAAGCTGCGGCGGAATCGCGGCCGGCGCGGGCTCGACATCCTCAATCGGCTCCAGAAGTCGCCGGGCATCGAGGTCCGGATCGATGACGCCGACCTCCCCGAAATGGCGGGGGTCCGCGAGGTCGACCAGCGGCTGGTGATCCTGGCCAAGCACCTTGGCGGCAAGGTCGTCACCAACGACTACAACCTCAACAAGATCGCGCGGCTCCAGGGGGTCGAGGTCATCAACCTCAACGACCTGGCCAACGCCATGAAGCCGATCGTCCTGCCGGGCGAGAACCTCAACGTCAAGCTGATCAAGCGCGGCGAGGAGCCGGGACAGGGGATCGGCTACCTCGACGACGGCACCATGGTCGTCGCCGAACAAGGATCGAGCCACCTCGGAGAGATGGTCCGCCTGACCGTCACCAGCGTCCTCCAGACCAGCGCGGGGCGGATGATCTTCGGCCGGATGGAGCTGCTGCCCCCCTCCAGGCCCAACTCCAGCCCCACCGCCAATTTCGCCAGCGGCCAACCCGGCCCGCACGACAACCCGGCGTCCCACACCCCCGGACGTCCGCAGCAGAACGCCTGAAATGATCCCTGGGAGAACGCGAACAGGTCGCCCGACCTCGCGCTCCAGGAACCAACAACGCCAGAGACCGTCGAACCAAGCCGATCAGGCTGGTCGACGGTCTCTGGCGTTTTCCGAGCCTAATGAGATCATTGCACCTACCGGCATGCGAGTGCCTCATTGCACCCCGGGTTCGTTTCGCGTCCTGGGATTGCGGAGGATCGCCTCAACGAGAAGGGTGGAACGGAAGTAAGGGCTGTTGATCAGCCTCCTGACGATTTCCTCCGGCGCCATCAGTTGATCGGGGCGCGAGCCGACGATCTCCAGGAGTTTCGACAGCTCTTGAGCCGAAGGCATGATGCCGTAATAGCCGCGAAAGAGTCTCAGCACCATCTCCTTGGGGGTGACTTCGGCAAGATCGAATTGGCCTACATAACCGCCGATCGTCAGTACGTCCCAGATGTGCGCCTTCTTGCCGTCTTCCTCTTCGAGTTCCCCGGGCTCCAGCATTCGCTCCCCGGGATTGCGCGCCCCGCCGACTCGGACGCGATCGTTGAGGAGGCGGCTCAGTTTCTGCTCCAGGTCTCGAATCCGGCGTTCCTGATCCTCCGGGGTGGCTGCCGCTCCTCGGTCGGCGGCGCCGCCGGGCGGCGACGTCGCCACCGAGCCGGCGCCGTCCAGGCTCTTTTTCGGGGCCTGGCTCTTTTCCTGGACGACCTCCTGCGCGTGATTCGGTCCCTGCTGCGCCAGCACGGTTACGCCGGCCGTGACGACGGCGATGGAGGCCAGAGCCGCGGAGGCGAGCTTCAACTTCGTGAGCATCATCACTTTGACTCCCTCATCAACAAGGGTCAGGATCGACGTCGGTACAAGTCCCCCCGACGACCCCGCCGCAAGCCGAAGTGCGGCGCGGATCGTCTCCTCCATAAGACCTGCGGGCGCGGCGAGACCGGCCCCGGGCTGGTCCGTGCCCAAGGCTGCGCCGCGGCCTGCCAGGCGGCGTCGGAGCTGTTCGCGTCCTCGCGCCAGCCTGCTCTTGACCGTCCCGACGGGACACCCAAGTTGCTGCGCCGCCTCGTCGTAGGTCCGGCTTTCCAGATCGCAGAGCACGATCGGA contains:
- a CDS encoding PIN/TRAM domain-containing protein produces the protein MLLVLIRATFVVVAAGLGARLAKIMGENDLGKPYVVFIGVLLATLVVVAVDSMTPRKRIQTISAVYFGVIVGIFLSNLINDAVQPALQLYINPKVHMAISSVMMIFMCYICISTLLQTKDDFRFIIPYVEFSKEIKGARPLVLDTSVVIDGRIADVAETRVIDQPMVVPRFVLQELQSIADSSDKLRRNRGRRGLDILNRLQKSPGIEVRIDDADLPEMAGVREVDQRLVILAKHLGGKVVTNDYNLNKIARLQGVEVINLNDLANAMKPIVLPGENLNVKLIKRGEEPGQGIGYLDDGTMVVAEQGSSHLGEMVRLTVTSVLQTSAGRMIFGRMELLPPSRPNSSPTANFASGQPGPHDNPASHTPGRPQQNA
- a CDS encoding RNA polymerase sigma factor; amino-acid sequence: MERDRNGSIQQHLRLLFSGGSITGLTDGQLLDQFTTRRGEASEPAFAALVERHGPMVLLACRSILRDEHDAQDAFQATFLILARKAGSLWIRDSVGPWLHRVACRVAVRSKLDSDRRRGVERRAAEMKAQCSVAAERDERSDALHEAIDRLPERYRIPIVLCDLESRTYDEAAQQLGCPVGTVKSRLARGREQLRRRLAGRGAALGTDQPGAGLAAPAGLMEETIRAALRLAAGSSGGLVPTSILTLVDEGVKVMMLTKLKLASAALASIAVVTAGVTVLAQQGPNHAQEVVQEKSQAPKKSLDGAGSVATSPPGGAADRGAAATPEDQERRIRDLEQKLSRLLNDRVRVGGARNPGERMLEPGELEEEDGKKAHIWDVLTIGGYVGQFDLAEVTPKEMVLRLFRGYYGIMPSAQELSKLLEIVGSRPDQLMAPEEIVRRLINSPYFRSTLLVEAILRNPRTRNEPGVQ